The following is a genomic window from Pedobacter sp. KBS0701.
TTTTGATTGCCGCAGGCTTAATCGGTATTCATTCCAGAAGTGGAAACAATATTCCTTATACAACTTATGCAGCATTTTTTATCGGGGGAGTGGTTTCTATCGGCTCCATTATGTTTAGCTGTTTAACCACAAAAGAAACTCCATTATCAAAAGACGAAATAAAAAAGATTAAGGCAGAAACTGGCGGTGTAGGCAGAATTTTTAAAGATATTATTGAAGCTTTTAAGGTGATGCCTTCTACCATGAAAAAATTGGGCATTGTTTACCTTTTTAACTGGTATGCCATGTTTGTTTACTGGCAATTTGTAACGCTTTGTCTGGCTAAAACTATTTATAACACAACTGATGCCGCCTCTGACGGTTTTGCTTCCGCACAATTACTTACCGGAACGGTTAATGGTGGCTATAACGTGGTAACTTTTCTCGTGGCATTTCCACTTGCATTTTTTGCACGAAAGATAACGGCTCAAAAAGTACATCTTATCAGCCTGCTGTTCGGAGGAGTGTGCCTTATTTGTTTGCCGTTGATTCATCATTCAGCTTTGTTATTCATTCCAATAATCGGCCTGGGCATTGCATGGGCAAGTATGATGGGCACACCTTATGCTATGCTCGCGGGAAGCATTCCAAAAGAAAAAACAGGAATTTTTATGGGCATTCTGAATATGTTTATCGTAATGCCAATGCTTCTGGAAACGATTACCTTCAAATACGTTTACCGGTACCTGTTAGGTCACAATCCTGAAAATGCAATTGTTTTTGCAGGTGTACTCATTACGGTTGCAGGATTTATGGTGTTATTGATTAAGAAAAAAGATAGGGGAGTTGTAATATAATGGTCGATTTAAAAGCATATAACGAGGCATTAAACCTTTTGCAACAGGCATCCACTCCTTTTGGATTTGTGGCAGCAGTGCAAGACCACGACAATTATAAACGCGTGTGGACCAGAGATGGCGTAATTACGAGTATTGCTGCCTTGCTAAGTGGTGAACATGATCTGGTAAAAACTGCAAAAGCTACAATTGAAACACTTTTAAATAATCAACATATAAACGGATTTATGCCGTCGAATGTTTCTCCTGAAAATGGTTCGGTAAGTTTTGGAGGCACGTCAGGCAGGGCCGATAATCCATCGTGGGCAGTTATCGGCTTATGTGCTTACACTTTATTAACAGGAGATAAAACGCTTTGGGTAAAACATCAGGCACAGGTAGATAAATGCCTTTCGGTTTTAGAAGCCTGGGAGTTTAACGGAAAACATTTGGTTTATGTGCCCCAAAGTGGTGATTGGGCTGATGAATATATTCAGCATGGCTACATCTTGTTTGACCAGTTACTTAGGGTTTGGGCCTTAAAACTGGCTTCAAAAATAGTTTCAAATAAAAACTGGAATGATAAGGCCCTGGACATTGTAAACGCAATAAAAGCGAATTATTGGAAGGTTGATGGACAGCCAAATGCCTACGCCCCGAATTTAGTCCACCAGTTGAAAGATGCATCAGCAGATTTTTGGTTAATGGGTTTTAACCCGGCCAGAATTTATAATTATTTTGATTTGCAGGCAAACACATTTTGCCTTTTAATTGGAACTGGTAATGAAACTCAAAATCGATTAGTGATTAATTATATAAAAAAACTACAAGAAAACCATCAATCAATGTTGCCGTCTTTTTATCCAGCGATAGAAGAGAATGATGACGATATGAATGAGCTGAAAAATAACTACGCCTATTCATTCAGAAATAAACCCGGGTATTTTCATAACGGTGGCTTATGGCCGGTTTGGAATGGCTGGCTGGCAGCAGCTTTAAGTTTAAGCGGAGAAACTGAATTTGCGAAATCGATTACATCAGCCATTCACACCTCAAATTCAAAGGCAGATTTATTTAACGAATGTTTACATGGTTCTACGCAAAATCCATGCGGGGTACCGAATTGTACGT
Proteins encoded in this region:
- a CDS encoding MFS transporter, producing the protein MIGAQAEKVNNFSSAAKLNFSSIIAMNLGFFGIQYSFGLQQTNMTPIYSYLGANADQIPLLNLAGPMTGLIIQPIVGAMSDKTTSRFGRRRPYFLIGAIICSICLFAMPYSSSIWMAAGILWILDAGNNITMEPYRAFVSDKLPSEQHALGFLTQSFFTGLGITLANLTPGILIAAGLIGIHSRSGNNIPYTTYAAFFIGGVVSIGSIMFSCLTTKETPLSKDEIKKIKAETGGVGRIFKDIIEAFKVMPSTMKKLGIVYLFNWYAMFVYWQFVTLCLAKTIYNTTDAASDGFASAQLLTGTVNGGYNVVTFLVAFPLAFFARKITAQKVHLISLLFGGVCLICLPLIHHSALLFIPIIGLGIAWASMMGTPYAMLAGSIPKEKTGIFMGILNMFIVMPMLLETITFKYVYRYLLGHNPENAIVFAGVLITVAGFMVLLIKKKDRGVVI
- a CDS encoding glycoside hydrolase 100 family protein is translated as MVDLKAYNEALNLLQQASTPFGFVAAVQDHDNYKRVWTRDGVITSIAALLSGEHDLVKTAKATIETLLNNQHINGFMPSNVSPENGSVSFGGTSGRADNPSWAVIGLCAYTLLTGDKTLWVKHQAQVDKCLSVLEAWEFNGKHLVYVPQSGDWADEYIQHGYILFDQLLRVWALKLASKIVSNKNWNDKALDIVNAIKANYWKVDGQPNAYAPNLVHQLKDASADFWLMGFNPARIYNYFDLQANTFCLLIGTGNETQNRLVINYIKKLQENHQSMLPSFYPAIEENDDDMNELKNNYAYSFRNKPGYFHNGGLWPVWNGWLAAALSLSGETEFAKSITSAIHTSNSKADLFNECLHGSTQNPCGVPNCTWSAAGAIIAEQALISDDFKALF